In Chitinophaga nivalis, a single genomic region encodes these proteins:
- the tsaE gene encoding tRNA (adenosine(37)-N6)-threonylcarbamoyltransferase complex ATPase subunit type 1 TsaE, with protein sequence MQWIFTLDQLPETACQFWEYFADKHVFTLDGPMGAGKTTLVKALCEARGVQDATASPTFSIINEYTGQDTSGQPCRIYHLDLYRLKDLEDAISAGVEETLYQPHAISFVEWPDIIAPLLPPDAIHLQLEVQPDQKRVLREIAASAK encoded by the coding sequence ATGCAATGGATTTTTACGTTGGACCAACTACCGGAAACCGCCTGTCAGTTCTGGGAATATTTCGCTGATAAACATGTATTTACCCTGGATGGACCTATGGGGGCCGGAAAAACAACACTGGTGAAAGCGCTGTGTGAAGCCCGGGGAGTGCAGGATGCCACTGCCAGTCCCACCTTTTCGATTATCAATGAATATACCGGCCAGGATACATCAGGACAACCCTGCCGTATTTACCACCTGGACCTGTATCGGTTGAAAGACCTGGAAGATGCTATCAGTGCGGGCGTAGAAGAAACCCTTTACCAGCCGCATGCCATCAGCTTTGTGGAGTGGCCGGACATCATCGCCCCGCTCCTCCCGCCGGATGCCATACATCTGCAGCTGGAAGTACAGCCGGACCAAAAAAGGGTATTGCGCGAAATCGCTGCATCTGCCAAATAG
- a CDS encoding alanine dehydrogenase — protein sequence MEPRQKPVVSAGFTYSPLEETLDIPQKNSRLFIGIPKETSFQENRIALTPDAVSILAAHGHHVVVEHKAGDGSHYYDTDYSEAGAEIVYDKKEVFKAEIIVKSAPLNDDEIELLHPHQIVISPIHLAALKAQQVQKMMDKRITLLSFENLKDDAGTYPIVRAMSEIAGAAVMLIAGQYLSNDNKGKGILLGGITGIPPTKVVIIGAGIVGEFAARTALALGSSVKVFDNNIYKLKRLQNNIGVRVFTSVIQPKVLAEQLRNADVAVGALSSQSGRTPVVVSESMVSNMKAGSVIVDVSIDRGGCFETSEITSHENPVFKKYDVVHYCVPNIPSGFARTASEAISNVLMPLLVEAADDGGFENLVWIKRGVRNGIYLYKGALTNYHLSEKFKLKYTDLELLLAVKG from the coding sequence ATGGAGCCAAGGCAAAAACCTGTAGTGAGTGCTGGTTTTACTTATTCACCACTGGAAGAAACGCTGGACATACCACAAAAAAATTCCCGTTTGTTTATTGGTATTCCCAAAGAAACATCCTTCCAGGAAAACCGTATTGCCCTTACACCGGATGCAGTCAGCATTTTAGCTGCACACGGTCATCATGTAGTGGTAGAACATAAAGCCGGCGACGGATCGCATTACTACGACACGGACTATTCGGAAGCCGGTGCAGAGATCGTATATGATAAAAAAGAAGTTTTCAAAGCGGAGATCATCGTTAAATCAGCCCCGCTGAACGACGATGAAATTGAATTACTGCATCCGCACCAGATCGTTATTTCCCCTATTCACCTTGCTGCCCTGAAAGCACAGCAGGTACAGAAAATGATGGATAAACGCATCACCCTCCTCTCCTTTGAAAACCTGAAAGACGATGCCGGCACCTATCCGATTGTAAGAGCCATGAGTGAAATTGCCGGGGCAGCCGTGATGCTGATTGCCGGACAATACCTCAGCAACGACAACAAAGGAAAAGGCATTCTGCTGGGAGGTATCACCGGTATCCCACCCACCAAAGTAGTGATCATCGGCGCTGGCATTGTAGGCGAATTTGCTGCCCGTACCGCACTGGCATTGGGTTCTTCCGTTAAAGTGTTCGACAACAACATCTATAAACTGAAACGGTTGCAAAACAATATCGGTGTACGTGTATTCACTTCCGTTATTCAGCCCAAAGTGCTGGCAGAACAGCTGCGTAATGCAGATGTGGCGGTAGGTGCCCTCTCTTCACAAAGTGGCCGTACCCCCGTAGTAGTCAGTGAATCAATGGTCAGCAATATGAAAGCAGGATCAGTGATTGTAGATGTCAGCATCGACCGGGGTGGTTGTTTTGAAACCTCTGAAATCACCAGCCACGAAAATCCTGTGTTTAAAAAATATGATGTGGTTCACTATTGTGTACCCAATATCCCTTCCGGGTTTGCCCGCACGGCGTCGGAAGCCATCAGCAATGTGCTGATGCCGCTGCTCGTGGAAGCCGCCGATGATGGTGGTTTTGAAAACCTGGTATGGATCAAGCGGGGGGTACGTAATGGCATTTACCTGTATAAAGGCGCCCTCACGAACTATCATTTAAGCGAGAAATTCAAATTAAAGTACACCGACCTGGAACTGTTACTGGCAGTGAAAGGATAA
- a CDS encoding undecaprenyl-diphosphate phosphatase, with protein MNVFQAIIIAIVEGLTEFLPISSTGHMIIVSSLLGISKDEFTKLFEVVIQLGAILAVVVLYWKKFFVFDKNRLNFYLKLAVAVLPALISGYLFSDMIDKMLESPLTVAITLLLGGIILLFVDNWFKEGTIDTDEKISMFTALRIGFFQCLALVPGVSRSAASIIGGMQQKLTRNVAAEFSFFLAVPTMAAATGYKLLKGRELLLAHPENLKLLLIGNVVAFLVAMGAIKFFIGALKKYGFKMWGYYRIVVGLIILVAMMMGYTLEV; from the coding sequence ATGAATGTTTTTCAGGCTATTATCATTGCCATTGTAGAAGGGCTAACGGAATTCCTGCCCATTTCCTCCACCGGACATATGATTATCGTAAGCTCTTTGCTGGGGATCAGCAAAGATGAATTTACCAAACTGTTTGAAGTAGTGATCCAGTTGGGCGCTATCCTCGCAGTAGTAGTATTATACTGGAAGAAATTTTTTGTATTTGACAAAAACCGGCTCAATTTCTATCTGAAACTGGCGGTAGCCGTATTACCTGCCCTCATCAGCGGATACCTGTTCAGCGACATGATCGATAAAATGCTGGAAAGCCCGCTGACAGTAGCCATTACCCTGTTGCTGGGAGGTATCATCCTGCTGTTTGTAGATAACTGGTTTAAGGAAGGAACCATTGATACGGATGAAAAGATCAGCATGTTTACCGCCCTGCGTATCGGCTTTTTCCAGTGTCTGGCACTGGTGCCGGGGGTAAGCCGCAGTGCAGCCTCCATTATCGGTGGTATGCAGCAAAAGCTCACCCGCAATGTGGCGGCCGAATTTTCCTTTTTCCTGGCTGTTCCTACCATGGCGGCGGCTACGGGTTATAAACTGCTGAAAGGCCGTGAATTGCTGCTGGCACACCCGGAAAACCTGAAACTGCTGCTGATCGGTAATGTGGTGGCCTTTTTAGTGGCGATGGGTGCCATTAAGTTTTTTATCGGCGCCTTAAAGAAATATGGTTTTAAGATGTGGGGATACTACCGTATTGTAGTGGGATTGATTATCCTGGTAGCCATGATGATGGGCTATACCCTGGAAGTTTAA
- a CDS encoding DUF3098 domain-containing protein: MAKETIKTAGTTVNPEVDNKPIFPKENYKFMLAGVIVVALGFLLMMGGSSSDPNSFKPEEVYSFRRITLAPIVIVLGLLVEVYAIMHRPKPKA; encoded by the coding sequence ATGGCTAAAGAAACTATTAAAACTGCCGGAACAACCGTTAATCCGGAGGTAGATAACAAGCCGATTTTTCCGAAAGAAAACTACAAATTTATGCTGGCAGGGGTTATAGTGGTAGCACTGGGCTTCCTCCTCATGATGGGTGGTAGCTCCTCCGATCCCAACAGCTTTAAGCCGGAAGAGGTATATAGTTTCCGCAGAATTACCCTGGCGCCAATCGTTATTGTCCTGGGTCTGCTGGTAGAAGTATATGCCATTATGCACCGTCCAAAGCCCAAGGCATAA
- a CDS encoding cell division protein FtsX, which yields MAQSGKSSAKKSKPSYLYSIIGVALVLFLLGTLGVVVIHANKLSVYFKESIEVQVILRDNVKENQALALRDSIAQKPYIKSIEYVSKDMAAKRFQKDFGEDFITLLQYNPLYSSINIKANASYVNTDSLKIIEANLSKQSIVREISYQRTLVSKLNENVNKIGLVILIISGLLALVVIFLIDNTIRLAMFSNRFLIKTMQMVGATRWFIAKPFDLRSIANGAISALIAIAGLMGIMSFSDKVLPELAGLRDNLMIAVLFIGMIIIGICISLVSTHRSVMKYLRLKLDDLY from the coding sequence ATGGCGCAATCCGGGAAATCATCAGCAAAGAAGTCGAAACCTTCCTACCTGTACTCCATCATTGGTGTAGCACTGGTATTGTTTTTACTGGGCACACTGGGTGTGGTGGTCATACATGCAAATAAGCTGAGCGTGTATTTTAAGGAAAGCATTGAGGTACAGGTAATACTGAGGGACAACGTAAAAGAAAATCAGGCATTGGCCCTGCGCGACTCTATTGCGCAGAAACCATATATCAAGTCCATTGAATATGTATCCAAGGATATGGCGGCTAAACGCTTCCAGAAAGACTTTGGAGAGGACTTTATCACCCTGTTGCAGTACAATCCGCTGTATAGCAGCATTAACATAAAGGCAAATGCCAGTTATGTTAATACTGACAGTCTGAAAATTATTGAGGCCAATCTCTCCAAACAAAGCATTGTCCGGGAGATTTCCTATCAGCGTACCCTCGTTAGTAAACTGAATGAGAACGTCAACAAGATAGGATTGGTGATCCTGATCATCAGCGGTTTACTGGCATTGGTGGTGATTTTCCTCATCGACAACACCATCCGTCTGGCGATGTTCAGCAACCGTTTCCTGATCAAGACCATGCAGATGGTAGGCGCTACCCGCTGGTTTATTGCCAAGCCGTTTGACCTGCGTAGCATTGCCAATGGCGCTATCAGTGCGCTGATTGCCATTGCAGGACTGATGGGTATCATGTCGTTTTCAGATAAGGTACTGCCGGAACTGGCCGGTTTACGGGATAACCTGATGATAGCTGTGCTGTTTATCGGGATGATCATCATCGGTATTTGTATATCACTGGTCAGCACACACCGCTCCGTGATGAAATACCTCCGCCTGAAACTGGACGACTTGTATTAA
- the leuS gene encoding leucine--tRNA ligase: MEYNFRAIEKKWQEQWAASHAYRVSNDSPKPKCYVLDMFPYPSGAGLHVGHPLGYIATDIYARYKRLKGYNVLHTMGYDAFGLPAEQYAMETGQHPAVTTAANINAFRTQLDNIGFCYDWEREINTSDPSYYKWTQWIFLQIFESWYNRVTQKATPISELVAIFEKEGNTAHICPGDRNIQFTAAQWQAYTEKEQRDILMQYRLAFLAYAEVNWCAALGTVLANDEVVNGVSERGGYPVVKKKMRQWFLRITEYANRLLEGLETVSFSDAMKEMQRNWIGKSQGAEIKFAVKNSTEQVEVYTTRPDTIFGVDFIVIAPEHELVQQITTPEQQTAIQEYLDYVQSRSERERMADVKQVTGCFTGAYAINPFDGREIPVWIAEYVLAGYGTGAIMAVPCGDQRDFGFARHFNIPITNIIGDAFNGEEANSTKEATLQNSGFLDGTAMKPAMDIVISKLEEMGIGKRQINYKMRDAGFSRQRYWGEPFPIIYKDGIPYAMEEKDLPLELPHVDEYKPGEEGEGPLANITDWVNIAPDVKRETNTMPGYAGSSWYFLRYMDPHNKTTFADRKATDYWNQVDVYVGGTEHAVGHLLYSRLWTKVLYDLGHIGFEEPFKSLINQGMIGGSSRLVYRIRGTHQFVSHGLKDQYETDELHVDVNIVDGVELDTEALKKWKPDFENATFILEDGKYICGVQLEKMSKRLFNTVNPNDLVEKYGADTFRMYEMFLGPVEQSKPWDTKGIEGVHRFLKKLWRLFADEQKGILVNEQAATPEELKILHKTINKIDHDTNGFSYNTAVSQFMICVNELSSLRCHKRSILEPVLILLTPYAPHLCEELWQYLGHNESILNAPYPVYDEAHTRESTFNYPIAVNGKTRAEMGIALDAANEAIEQEVLANEAVQKWLEGKTPKKIIIVKGRMINVVI; the protein is encoded by the coding sequence ATGGAATACAATTTCAGGGCAATCGAAAAAAAATGGCAGGAACAATGGGCAGCATCCCATGCTTACCGGGTAAGCAATGACAGCCCCAAACCGAAATGTTATGTTTTGGATATGTTCCCCTATCCTTCCGGTGCCGGCCTGCACGTAGGCCATCCGCTGGGATACATCGCTACGGACATCTATGCGCGTTATAAAAGGCTAAAAGGATATAATGTGCTGCATACCATGGGCTATGATGCCTTTGGTTTGCCGGCAGAACAGTATGCGATGGAAACCGGCCAGCATCCGGCAGTTACCACCGCAGCCAATATCAATGCCTTCCGCACACAGCTGGATAACATTGGCTTTTGTTACGACTGGGAGCGTGAAATCAATACCAGCGACCCATCGTACTACAAATGGACCCAATGGATTTTCCTGCAGATCTTCGAAAGCTGGTACAACCGGGTTACGCAGAAAGCGACGCCTATCAGCGAGCTGGTAGCCATCTTTGAAAAAGAAGGTAATACCGCGCACATATGCCCCGGCGACCGTAACATACAATTTACCGCCGCACAATGGCAGGCATATACTGAAAAGGAACAACGCGATATTCTCATGCAATACCGCCTGGCCTTCCTCGCCTATGCAGAAGTGAACTGGTGCGCTGCCCTCGGCACCGTACTGGCCAACGATGAAGTGGTAAACGGCGTCAGTGAACGTGGTGGCTACCCTGTCGTGAAAAAGAAAATGCGGCAATGGTTCCTCCGGATCACCGAATATGCCAACCGTCTCCTGGAAGGTCTGGAGACAGTGTCTTTCAGCGATGCGATGAAAGAAATGCAACGTAACTGGATCGGTAAGAGCCAGGGCGCAGAAATTAAATTCGCCGTGAAAAACAGTACGGAACAGGTGGAAGTATACACCACCCGTCCTGATACCATCTTTGGCGTAGACTTCATCGTAATTGCCCCGGAACACGAGCTGGTACAGCAAATTACCACACCGGAGCAACAGACAGCCATACAGGAATACCTCGATTACGTACAAAGCCGTTCCGAACGTGAACGCATGGCAGATGTAAAACAGGTAACCGGTTGTTTCACCGGCGCCTATGCCATCAATCCGTTCGATGGCCGCGAAATTCCGGTATGGATTGCAGAATATGTACTGGCAGGCTACGGCACCGGCGCCATCATGGCAGTGCCCTGCGGCGACCAGCGCGACTTTGGCTTTGCCCGTCACTTCAATATCCCCATTACCAACATTATCGGCGATGCCTTTAATGGCGAAGAAGCCAATTCCACCAAAGAGGCCACCCTGCAAAACAGTGGCTTCCTGGATGGTACAGCCATGAAACCCGCTATGGACATCGTGATCAGCAAGCTGGAAGAAATGGGCATCGGCAAACGCCAGATCAACTACAAAATGCGTGATGCCGGCTTTAGCCGTCAACGTTACTGGGGCGAACCTTTCCCCATCATCTATAAAGATGGTATTCCCTATGCGATGGAAGAAAAAGACCTGCCGCTGGAATTACCACATGTAGATGAATATAAACCGGGAGAAGAAGGAGAAGGTCCGCTGGCCAATATCACCGACTGGGTAAACATTGCACCGGATGTTAAACGGGAAACCAACACCATGCCTGGTTATGCCGGCAGCAGCTGGTACTTCCTCCGGTACATGGACCCGCATAATAAAACCACCTTTGCAGACCGCAAGGCTACTGATTACTGGAACCAGGTGGATGTATATGTAGGCGGTACGGAACATGCCGTAGGCCACCTGCTGTACTCCCGGCTGTGGACCAAAGTACTGTATGACCTGGGACACATTGGTTTTGAAGAGCCATTCAAATCCCTCATCAACCAGGGTATGATCGGTGGCAGCTCCAGACTGGTATACCGTATACGCGGCACTCACCAGTTTGTTTCCCATGGCCTGAAAGACCAGTACGAAACCGATGAACTGCATGTGGATGTGAATATCGTAGATGGGGTGGAACTGGATACCGAAGCACTGAAAAAGTGGAAACCGGATTTTGAGAACGCCACCTTTATACTGGAAGATGGTAAATACATCTGTGGTGTACAGCTCGAAAAAATGAGTAAGCGTTTATTCAATACCGTTAACCCGAATGACCTCGTGGAAAAATACGGCGCGGATACTTTCCGTATGTATGAAATGTTCCTGGGTCCGGTAGAACAGTCTAAACCCTGGGATACCAAAGGGATTGAAGGGGTACACCGCTTCCTGAAAAAACTGTGGCGGCTTTTTGCAGATGAGCAGAAAGGTATCCTGGTGAATGAACAGGCAGCTACGCCGGAAGAGCTGAAAATCCTGCACAAAACCATCAACAAAATAGATCATGATACCAACGGGTTCTCCTATAACACCGCGGTGAGCCAGTTCATGATCTGTGTGAATGAGCTGTCTTCCCTGCGTTGCCACAAACGCAGCATCCTGGAACCAGTGCTGATATTACTGACACCGTATGCGCCGCATCTGTGTGAAGAACTGTGGCAATACCTGGGACACAATGAAAGCATTCTGAATGCACCTTATCCGGTGTATGATGAAGCCCATACCAGGGAAAGTACTTTCAACTACCCGATTGCGGTAAACGGTAAAACCCGTGCCGAAATGGGTATTGCGCTGGATGCCGCCAACGAGGCCATTGAGCAGGAAGTACTGGCCAATGAAGCCGTGCAGAAATGGCTGGAAGGTAAAACACCTAAAAAGATCATTATCGTAAAAGGCCGGATGATCAACGTGGTGATCTAA
- a CDS encoding peptidoglycan DD-metalloendopeptidase family protein, which yields MLPEILKQYQSSFKPVIPLLSEEEQLLVMDFTANNTTLNKTILADIQKFSRYINNTLEQGGCRLGIGGYGEHRTIYAVSPHFDAGEEPRRLHLGVDIWGPAGTPVFNPLNGHVHSFRFNDHFGDYGATIILQHTLSGHTFHVLYGHLSISSLKGLYENMPIAGGHLLAHFGTPAENGGWPPHLHCQIIEDMQNLRGDYPGVCRYSEREKYLQNCPDPDLILRLGRHTHG from the coding sequence ATGTTACCGGAGATATTAAAACAATATCAATCCTCCTTTAAACCCGTGATCCCTCTCCTGTCAGAAGAGGAACAGTTACTGGTTATGGATTTCACCGCCAATAATACCACCCTCAACAAAACCATTCTGGCAGACATTCAAAAATTCAGCCGGTATATCAACAACACGTTGGAGCAAGGCGGCTGCCGGTTGGGCATCGGAGGTTATGGCGAACACCGGACCATTTATGCGGTAAGTCCGCATTTCGATGCCGGTGAAGAACCCCGGCGATTACACCTGGGAGTGGATATCTGGGGGCCTGCGGGCACGCCGGTATTTAATCCGCTCAACGGGCATGTACATAGTTTCCGCTTTAATGATCATTTCGGGGATTATGGCGCTACTATCATCCTGCAGCATACGCTGTCCGGACATACCTTTCACGTGTTATACGGGCATCTCAGCATCTCCAGTCTGAAAGGGCTATACGAAAATATGCCCATCGCCGGCGGACATCTCCTGGCACATTTTGGTACGCCGGCAGAAAACGGTGGCTGGCCGCCGCACCTGCACTGCCAGATCATCGAAGACATGCAAAATCTGCGGGGCGATTACCCGGGTGTATGCCGGTACAGCGAGCGGGAAAAATACCTGCAGAACTGCCCTGATCCCGACCTGATACTCCGTTTAGGCAGGCATACCCACGGCTGA
- a CDS encoding endonuclease/exonuclease/phosphatase family protein, with protein MIKLWLSAICGLMITGTVVAQAPLEVMTFNIRLNTPKDSLNAWPHRKEYVAAEILFHHAGIVGVQEALYDQMQDLQQRLPQYKYIGIGREDGRTKGEFSAIFYDTTRLQLLKNETFWLSETPAVPGSIGWDAAITRIVTWGQFKDKKSNKIFYHFNTHFDHMGKIARRESAKFLLQQVHQIAGKTPAVITGDFNATPDDEPIQVVMDPNNPLHFTDSKAISQTPHYGPEGTFNGWHIAETSNQPIDYIFLKGNFRVRKHASISQTWGGRYASDHFAVYSELQFQAAVMP; from the coding sequence ATGATCAAGTTATGGTTATCAGCTATCTGTGGCCTGATGATAACAGGCACGGTGGTAGCCCAGGCGCCGTTGGAAGTAATGACCTTCAACATCCGGCTGAACACTCCTAAGGACAGCTTAAATGCCTGGCCTCACCGCAAGGAATATGTAGCGGCAGAAATATTATTCCATCATGCGGGCATTGTGGGCGTACAGGAAGCCCTGTATGATCAGATGCAGGATTTACAACAACGGCTCCCGCAATATAAATATATTGGCATCGGCCGGGAAGATGGCCGGACAAAAGGAGAGTTTTCTGCGATATTCTATGATACCACACGTTTGCAGCTGCTGAAAAATGAAACGTTCTGGTTATCCGAAACACCGGCTGTTCCAGGCAGTATTGGCTGGGATGCGGCCATTACCCGTATTGTTACCTGGGGCCAGTTCAAGGATAAAAAAAGCAATAAAATATTCTATCATTTCAATACCCACTTCGATCACATGGGTAAGATAGCGCGCCGCGAAAGTGCCAAGTTTCTGCTGCAACAGGTACATCAGATAGCGGGCAAAACACCGGCAGTCATTACCGGCGATTTCAATGCCACGCCTGACGACGAACCAATCCAGGTGGTTATGGACCCTAACAATCCATTACACTTCACCGATAGTAAAGCTATTAGTCAAACGCCGCATTACGGGCCGGAAGGCACTTTTAACGGGTGGCACATAGCGGAAACGTCCAATCAGCCGATTGATTATATTTTCCTGAAAGGTAATTTCCGGGTACGTAAACATGCCAGCATCTCACAGACCTGGGGTGGGCGGTATGCATCCGATCACTTTGCCGTATACAGTGAATTGCAATTCCAGGCAGCAGTAATGCCTTAA